Genomic DNA from Haloplanus sp. HW8-1:
ACCGCATCAGCGGGTTGCTCTCGGCGCCGGCCCCGACCGTTCGGGCCGCCCCGAGCGTCGTCAGCAGATCCACCGCCAGCAGGAGAAAGAGCGCGACTGCGATCCAGTCCCAGTACTCCTCGATCCGAGTCTCGGTGACGCGGCGGCTCACGGCCACGGTCCGGTGTGCCGAGCGGCCGACCGGGTCAGGGCGCTACGGGCGGTCCTGGCGACTCGGCCCTTCGTCGCCGGTCGGGGTTCGGTCGTCGCCGGTTCGATCGCGGTCGTCGTCCTGTCCATCGGTCCGTTCGGCCGTTCGGTCCCGACCGTCGTCATCGTTCCGATCGGTTCCGCCGCCGCCCGAGCGACCGCGCTCGTCCTCGGGGCGGTCGTCGTCGCCGGAACCGGTCGGCTGCGTGCCGTCGTCACGCCCGCCGGACCTGGTGGCGTTGCGATCCCCATCGGTCGTCGCGCCCTCCCGTGTCGCCGTGGCGTGGTCGGCCCTCCCGTCGTCACGGCCGCTCGTCGACGGATCCCCGGCGGCCGTCCCGGCGCCCACCGTGTCGTCACTCCCCGACGTGGCCTCGACGGCCGCGAGGGCGTCGAGGGAGTCGCCGTCACCGTCGGCGGTGCGTTCGAGGATCGTCTCGACGCGCGTCGGCGAGGGATCGCGGCCGCCGGACTCCATGAGCGCTGCCGTCCCGGCGACGTAGGGCGCGGCCGCCGACGTGCCCGCGAGGTCGGCCGCGGCGGGCGTGTCGGCACCCGCCGGCGCGATCAGATCCACGGTGCCGTTCGCGGAGAGCGAACTGTATCCGGTCGGGTCGCCGTCCGTGGCCGCCCCGACCGCCACGACCCGGTCGCTCGTCGCCGGCGCGACCATGCTCCCGTGGGCGGTGGCGTGTTCGAGTTCGTGATGGGCGGCGAACACCTGCACCCGTCCCGGTGCGAGCGCCGGATCGTCGGCGTAGACGGCGAGGTAGTACCGGCCGCGCGGGACGGCGACGTCGATGCCTTCGACGGTCGGTCCCGGACCGCTCTCGTCGGCCGCGGACTTGGCGACGACGCGGTCGGGCGCGTTCGGGAGTCGTCGATAGAGGTAGAGGTCGTAGTCGGCGTCGGACTGCCAGCGCAGGCGGGCGATGACCCGGCCACGGATGCGGTCGCCGTCGGCGAGGTGGTTCGCGGCGTCGTCCTCGGCGAAGGTGACCCACCCGTCGCGGGTCCCCTCGCCCGCCCAGTGGCGGTTGGCGTAGTTCCCCGCGGAGGTGACGAAGACCACGCCCTCGGCGGCCGCCCGTTCCGCGGCGGCGGTGATCCGGTCTCCGTCGCCCGCGACGCTCGGGAAGTAGCTCCCGGAGTCGACGATGACGTCCACTCCGCGGTCGGTCAGCCACTCGACCGCCGTCGCGTACTCCTCGGGCGTCGGCGTGCGTCCCACACCCGCGAGGTAGAGGTCGGCCGACGGCGCCGTCTCCGAGACGACCGCCGCGACGGCGGTGTCGTGAGCCGTCCGCCCCGCCGGGTCGCCGACCTGTCGGCGTGCGACCACGTGAGGAGCGACGACCGTATCACC
This window encodes:
- a CDS encoding S8 family serine peptidase; the encoded protein is MLGAPRSRIALLTVVVVLAAIQPVPAGGSPDAAATAVDGDVGSTVGSAVQRHPSGAGATAEALRSVRADAVHDQGLTGTGVDVGVIGRGFDAGDTVVAPHVVARRQVGDPAGRTAHDTAVAAVVSETAPSADLYLAGVGRTPTPEEYATAVEWLTDRGVDVIVDSGSYFPSVAGDGDRITAAAERAAAEGVVFVTSAGNYANRHWAGEGTRDGWVTFAEDDAANHLADGDRIRGRVIARLRWQSDADYDLYLYRRLPNAPDRVVAKSAADESGPGPTVEGIDVAVPRGRYYLAVYADDPALAPGRVQVFAAHHELEHATAHGSMVAPATSDRVVAVGAATDGDPTGYSSLSANGTVDLIAPAGADTPAAADLAGTSAAAPYVAGTAALMESGGRDPSPTRVETILERTADGDGDSLDALAAVEATSGSDDTVGAGTAAGDPSTSGRDDGRADHATATREGATTDGDRNATRSGGRDDGTQPTGSGDDDRPEDERGRSGGGGTDRNDDDGRDRTAERTDGQDDDRDRTGDDRTPTGDEGPSRQDRP